A genomic window from Lotus japonicus ecotype B-129 chromosome 1, LjGifu_v1.2 includes:
- the LOC130727843 gene encoding la-related protein 1C-like: protein MVIAADSSSPNTTTAAANNSPRKNLPSPWAQVVRCADSEPLLHQSLPSSSSSTSSLSADSDSSDADKAKNAGAPKKPAWKMPPSDVAEVSPVMGAVSWPALSEAAKLSVKPTSDSSTTDGSLSTTQGPVTPHSPQTQANSNSNVKPSPAMNTDMPNRQRSTKQGGSNSNGPAPVRGNFTNTAPNLSPSPPLPPPPPFPVLQIPSSSFTNGVPGPSPRDPFRNNNWDTRSPVGGFGPPMNEQRSPSRRGNFGHHPRGGNGSHHNNYDNRRDQERLNYANSRDARAPQQRMSPRGLMRFPPPNAAPPFMGPQPLQPFLNPAGFPEFYYFPTLQLESFGRMPFFTHAPPPAMFFPVAETPLTDVIIKQIDYYFSDTNLVKDNYLRSNMDEQGWVPITLIANFPRVKSLTSNVELILDSLKTSSVVEVQGDKLRKRDDWMKWLPSTQREVDSSSMSTGESNYNNIARDFEKITLNEALLDKVNSDPTTNGEAIESSDQSQFTIGDAAKSCN, encoded by the exons ATGGTTATCGCAGCCGATTCTTCTTCCCCTAACACTACTACTGCTGCCGCCAACAACAGCCCGCGAAAAAACCTACCTTCTCCCTGGGCCCAGGTCGTTCGCTGTGCCGACTCAGAGCCACTCCTCCACCAATCGCTgccttcatcatcttcctctaccTCCTCCTTGTCCGCTGATTCCGATAGCTCCGATGCTGATAAGGCGAAGAACGCCGGTGCCCCGAAGAAACCCGCTTGGAAGATGCCACCCAGTGACGTCGCCGAGGTTAGTCCTGTAATGGGTGCTGTGTCTTGGCCCGCTTTATCTGAGGCCGCCAAACTTTCTGTGAAACCAACATCTGACTCCTCCACAACCGATGGATCACTCTCCACTACTCAG GGGCCTGTTACTCCACACTCCCCTCAGACACAAGCTAATAGCAATAGCAATGTGAAACCTAGTCCTGCAATGAACACTGATATGCCTAATAGACAAAGATCGACAAAGCAGGGAGGCAGCAATAGCAATGGGCCTGCTCCTGTGCGGGGTAACTTCACCAACACTGCCCCGAATCTTTCACCATCACCTCccctgccaccaccaccaccttttcCTGTGCTTCAGATCCCTTCCAGTTCCTTTACCAATGGGGTTCCGGGCCCTTCCCCAAGAGATCCTTTCAGGAACAATAACTGGGATACAAGATCACCAGTTGGGGGTTTTGGGCCACCCATGAATGAACAAAGGAGTCCTTCCCGTAGGGGTAATTTTGGGCACCATCCACGAGGAGGTAATGGTTCACATCATAATAATTATGACAACAGGCGCGATCAGGAACGTTTAAATTATGCAAATTCTAGAGATGCCCGTGCACCCCAGCAGAGGATGTCTCCACGGGGATTGATGAGGTTCCCGCCACCTAATGCTGCTCCTCCATTTATGGGGCCTCAACCACTGCAACCCTTTCTAAACCCTGCTGGGTTTCCTG AATTTTACTATTTTCCAACACTTCAATTGGAATCTTTTGGGCGTATGCCATTCTTCACGCATGCACCTCCTCCTGCAATGTTCTTCCCCGTTGCTGAAACTCCCTTGACCGATGTGATTATAAAGCAGATTGATTATTATTTTag TGATACTAATTTAGTGAAAGACAACTATTTAAGGTCAAACATGGACGAACAGGGTTGGGTTCCAATTACTTTGATTGCAAACTTCCCTCGA GTTAAAAGTTTGACAAGCAACGTTGAGTTGATTCTGGATTCCTTGAAAACTTCCTCTGTCGTGGAAGTGCag GGTGACAAGTTGAGGAAGCGTGATGATTGGATGAAGTGGCTGCCCTCCACCCAACGTGAGGTTGATTCTAGTTCAATGTCCACTGGTGAATCAAATTACAATAACATAGCTCgtgattttgaaaaaataactCTGAATGAAGCACTTCTAGATAAAGTTAATTCTGATCCTACCACAAATGGGGAGGCTATAGAATCTTCCGATCAGTCTCAATTCACAATTGGTGATGCTGCAAAGAGTTGCAATTAA